In Thunnus thynnus chromosome 11, fThuThy2.1, whole genome shotgun sequence, the following proteins share a genomic window:
- the LOC137192408 gene encoding SPEG neighbor protein-like, protein MSKVKAAPPPGCTLNINDPQVQEAAIRIQASYRGHRSRKELREKGPPKILQELKDVVLVEGSAAKLECRVSAFPDPFIVWYKDGKELKDGPKYRYVFEDPDFVALVVRDGVLADLGKYTVNIKNPFGQTSGSACILVEVPAKVSKGPDNIKAKRGTTVVLKAEISGEPPPDVAWLKDGDDIEEDDRVFFDVGDTNTILTIKNAKSSDAGKYEVFVENNLGTDQSFARVDIL, encoded by the exons ATGTCCAAAGTGAAGGCTGCACCTCCTCCCGGATGCACTCTGAACATCAACGATCCTCAGGTCCAGGAAGCTGCTATTCGGATCCAGGCCTCATATCGTGGCCACAg GTCGCGTAAAGAGCTGCGGGAGAAAGGTCCTCCTAAGATCCTCCAGGAGCTAAAAGATGTGGTTCTTGTTGAGGGAAGCGCCGCAAAACTGGAGTGCAGAGTTAGCGCTTTCCCGGATCCTTTCATCGTGTGGTACAAGGACGGCAAAGAGCTGAAGGACGGTCCCAAGTACCGCTATGTTTTTGAAGACCCAGATTTTGTGGCACTCGTGGTTCGAGATGGGGTTCTGGCTGATCTGGGAAAATATACTGTTAACATCAAGAATCCGTTTGGCCAGACGTCGGGATCTGCTTGTATTCTAGTAGAGG TCCCTGCTAAGGTTTCTAAAGGCCCAGACAACATCAAGGCCAAGAGAGGGACGACAGTGGTGCTCAAGGCTGAAATAAGTGGGGAGCCTCCTCCAGATGTTGCCTGGCTCAAAGATGGAGATGACATTGAAGAAGACGACAG GGTATTCTTTGATGTCGGAGACACTAACACAATCTTGACCATTAAAAATGCAAAGTCATCTGATGCTGGCAAGTATGAAGTGTTTGTAGAGAACAATCTAGGTACAGACCAGTCCTTCGCTCGTGTCGACATCCTCTGA